Proteins from one Nerophis lumbriciformis linkage group LG08, RoL_Nlum_v2.1, whole genome shotgun sequence genomic window:
- the rtn1a gene encoding reticulon-1a isoform X3 produces MQAAADVTKKDSSWSSWKGQAIDLLYWRNVKQSAAVFSSVLLLLFSLTQFSVVSVGAYLALAALSATISFRIYKSVLQAVQKTDEGHPFKAYLEMEISLSQDQISKYAEKILVYTNTCMRELRRLFLVQDLIDSLKFAVLMWLLTYVGALFNGLTLLILAVVSMFTMPVVYERHQAQIDQYVGLIRTHVNCVVGKIQAKIPGAKRKEE; encoded by the exons ATGCAGGCCGCTGCAGACGTGACCAAGAAGGATAGCTCCTGGAGCAGCTGGAAGGGCCAGG CTATTGACCTGCTCTACTGGAGAAATGTAAAGCAGTCGGCGGCCGTGTTCAGCAGCGTGCTTCTGCTCCTCTTCTCCCTGACCCAGTTTAGCGTGGTCAGCGTCGGGGCGTACTTAGCCCTAGCCGCCCTCTCTGCCACCATCAGCTTCCGCATCTACAAATCTGTGCTCCAGGCTGTGCAGAAAACCGATGAAGGGCATCCTTTCAA AGCCTACCTGGAGATGGAAATCTCTCTATCCCAGGACCAAATTAGCAAATATGCCGAAAAGATCCTGGTTTACACCAACACCTGCATGAGGGAGCTGCGCCGGCTTTTCCTCGTTCAAGATCTGATCGACTCATTGAAG tttgcTGTGCTGATGTGGCTCCTGACCTATGTTGGCGCTCTCTTCAACGGACTGACACTGCTCATCCTAG CTGTGGTCTCCATGTTTACCATGCCAGTGGTCTATGAGAGACATCAG GCACAGATTGATCAATATGTTGGACTAATACGGACCCACGTCAACTGTGTGGTGGGAAA GATCCAAGCAAAGATCCCTGGGGCCAAAAGAAAGGAGGAGTAG
- the rtn1a gene encoding reticulon-1a isoform X4, with product MGAAAIDLLYWRNVKQSAAVFSSVLLLLFSLTQFSVVSVGAYLALAALSATISFRIYKSVLQAVQKTDEGHPFKAYLEMEISLSQDQISKYAEKILVYTNTCMRELRRLFLVQDLIDSLKFAVLMWLLTYVGALFNGLTLLILAVVSMFTMPVVYERHQAQIDQYVGLIRTHVNCVVGKIQAKIPGAKRKEE from the exons ATGGGAGCCGCAG CTATTGACCTGCTCTACTGGAGAAATGTAAAGCAGTCGGCGGCCGTGTTCAGCAGCGTGCTTCTGCTCCTCTTCTCCCTGACCCAGTTTAGCGTGGTCAGCGTCGGGGCGTACTTAGCCCTAGCCGCCCTCTCTGCCACCATCAGCTTCCGCATCTACAAATCTGTGCTCCAGGCTGTGCAGAAAACCGATGAAGGGCATCCTTTCAA AGCCTACCTGGAGATGGAAATCTCTCTATCCCAGGACCAAATTAGCAAATATGCCGAAAAGATCCTGGTTTACACCAACACCTGCATGAGGGAGCTGCGCCGGCTTTTCCTCGTTCAAGATCTGATCGACTCATTGAAG tttgcTGTGCTGATGTGGCTCCTGACCTATGTTGGCGCTCTCTTCAACGGACTGACACTGCTCATCCTAG CTGTGGTCTCCATGTTTACCATGCCAGTGGTCTATGAGAGACATCAG GCACAGATTGATCAATATGTTGGACTAATACGGACCCACGTCAACTGTGTGGTGGGAAA GATCCAAGCAAAGATCCCTGGGGCCAAAAGAAAGGAGGAGTAG